One Nocardia farcinica genomic region harbors:
- a CDS encoding FdhF/YdeP family oxidoreductase: MHRKGPTEDIDESALTVSPPKEQAAGVTAVAVALKRSVEEMGVLRTARTLTRVNQAHGFDCPGCAWPEPSGHRRPAEFCENGAKAVAEEATLRTVTPEFFAAHPVAELAGKSGYWLGQQGRLTHPMVLRPGGTHYEPIGWDEAYRLIAAELRALDSPDEAVFYTSGRTANETAFLYQLLVRSFGTNNLPDCSNMCHESSGTALIGSIGIGKGSVTIDDFARADLIIVAGQNPGTNHPRMLSALAGAKANGARIVAVNPLPETGLLGFRDPQTVRGLTTGVDLADDFLQIRLGGDMALFQGLGRLLLEAEDHAPGTVVDREFVERDCAGFAAYEKHLRQVDLDTVRTATGLTHEQLHHAAGLLAKAERVIVCWAMGLTQHKHAVATIEEATNLLLMRGMIGKPGAGLCPVRGHSNVQGDRTMGIWEKMPESFLDALDREFAITSPRKHGYDTVEAIRAMRAGRAKVFVGMGGNFVSATPDTEVTEAALRSCSLTVQVSTKLNRSHVVHGRTALILPTLGRTDEDIRGGVRQQVSVEDSMSMVHLSTGRLRPVSEHLRSEVAIVCELALALFGPEHPVPWARFRDDYDTIRDAIARVVPGCADYNVRVRQRNGFVLPHPPRDQREFRTGTGKANFAVNELTWVPVPEGRLVLQTLRSHDQYNTTIYGLDDRYRGIHNGRKVVLVHPADIAEFGFTDGDLVDLVSEWTDGVERRVRGFRLVAYSTPRGNAAAYYPETNPLVPLDHVAERSNTPVSKAVTIRLEPHVHAEAPA; encoded by the coding sequence ATGCATCGTAAGGGGCCGACCGAGGACATCGACGAGTCCGCGCTGACCGTCTCGCCGCCGAAGGAGCAGGCCGCGGGTGTCACCGCGGTCGCCGTGGCGCTCAAGCGCTCGGTGGAGGAGATGGGTGTGCTACGTACGGCGCGCACCTTGACCCGGGTGAACCAGGCGCACGGCTTCGACTGTCCGGGGTGTGCCTGGCCGGAGCCGAGTGGGCATCGCAGGCCCGCGGAGTTCTGCGAGAACGGCGCCAAGGCGGTGGCCGAGGAGGCGACGCTGCGGACCGTCACCCCGGAGTTCTTCGCCGCGCATCCGGTCGCCGAGCTGGCCGGGAAGTCCGGGTACTGGCTGGGTCAGCAGGGCAGGCTCACCCACCCGATGGTGCTGCGCCCCGGCGGCACGCATTACGAGCCGATCGGCTGGGACGAGGCATACCGCCTGATCGCCGCGGAGCTGCGCGCGCTGGACTCCCCCGACGAAGCCGTCTTCTACACCTCCGGCCGCACCGCCAACGAGACCGCTTTCCTCTACCAGCTGCTGGTGCGTAGTTTCGGCACGAACAACCTGCCCGATTGCAGCAACATGTGCCACGAGTCGTCCGGCACGGCGTTGATCGGGTCGATCGGCATCGGCAAGGGCTCGGTCACCATCGACGATTTCGCCCGGGCCGACCTGATCATCGTCGCGGGCCAGAACCCGGGCACCAACCATCCGCGCATGCTCAGCGCGCTGGCCGGCGCGAAGGCCAACGGTGCGCGGATCGTCGCGGTGAACCCGCTGCCCGAGACCGGCCTGCTCGGTTTCCGCGACCCGCAGACGGTGCGCGGGCTGACCACGGGGGTGGATCTGGCGGACGACTTCCTGCAGATCCGCCTCGGCGGCGACATGGCGTTGTTCCAGGGCTTGGGCAGGCTGCTGCTCGAGGCCGAGGACCACGCGCCCGGCACCGTCGTCGACCGCGAGTTCGTCGAACGCGACTGCGCGGGCTTCGCCGCCTACGAAAAGCACCTCAGGCAGGTCGATCTGGACACCGTGCGGACCGCGACCGGCCTGACCCACGAACAGTTGCATCACGCGGCCGGGCTGCTCGCCAAGGCCGAGCGCGTGATCGTCTGCTGGGCGATGGGGTTGACCCAGCACAAGCACGCCGTCGCCACCATCGAGGAGGCCACCAACCTGCTGCTGATGCGCGGCATGATCGGCAAGCCCGGCGCCGGCCTGTGCCCGGTGCGCGGGCACTCCAACGTGCAGGGCGACCGCACGATGGGCATCTGGGAGAAGATGCCCGAGTCATTCCTCGATGCCCTCGACCGCGAGTTCGCCATCACCAGCCCGCGCAAGCACGGCTACGACACCGTCGAAGCGATCCGCGCCATGCGCGCGGGCCGGGCCAAGGTGTTCGTCGGCATGGGCGGCAACTTCGTCTCCGCCACCCCCGACACCGAGGTCACCGAGGCGGCATTGCGCAGCTGCTCGCTCACCGTGCAGGTGTCGACGAAGCTCAACCGCAGCCATGTCGTGCACGGTCGCACCGCGTTGATCCTGCCGACCCTGGGCCGCACCGACGAGGACATCCGCGGCGGGGTGCGCCAGCAGGTGTCGGTGGAGGACTCGATGTCGATGGTGCACCTGTCCACCGGCCGGTTGCGGCCGGTGAGCGAGCACCTGCGCAGCGAGGTCGCGATCGTGTGCGAGCTGGCGCTGGCGCTGTTCGGGCCCGAGCACCCGGTGCCGTGGGCCCGGTTCCGTGACGACTACGACACCATCCGCGACGCGATCGCCCGGGTCGTGCCCGGCTGCGCCGACTACAACGTCCGGGTCCGGCAGCGCAACGGCTTCGTGCTGCCCCACCCACCGCGCGACCAGCGCGAGTTCCGCACCGGTACCGGCAAAGCCAACTTCGCCGTCAACGAGCTCACCTGGGTGCCGGTGCCCGAGGGCAGGCTCGTGCTGCAGACCCTGCGCAGCCACGACCAGTACAACACCACCATCTACGGTCTCGACGACCGCTACCGCGGTATCCACAACGGCCGCAAGGTGGTGCTGGTGCACCCCGCCGACATCGCCGAATTCGGGTTCACCGACGGCGACCTGGTCGACCTGGTCTCGGAATGGACCGACGGCGTCGAGCGCCGCGTGCGCGGCTTCCGCCTGGTCGCCTACTCCACCCCTCGCGGCAACGCGGCGGCCTACTACCCCGAGACCAATCCGCTGGTCCCGCTCGACCACGTCGCCGAGCGTTCCAACACCCCGGTCTCCAAGGCCGTCACGATCCGGCTCGAACCGCACGTGCACGCGGAGGCACCGGCGTGA
- a CDS encoding FHA domain-containing protein, whose protein sequence is MGKSPSTVGIAPGEGLIARFGAALVYLAESDSGERILDAVEAESDGPHPGAAIARRLAGVVFGGGAEPPAFGVVAPTEDGTVILLRGPVRARIHGAEGARDLSGARAFTWVDEIVREPVRRILVGRDTGAWPAVHPHTDLRAGIVPGAAFELRVGVRRTDPVTPTSGAATSAPGAAPALPRPDSPATGRPVAAGAVSTGDRASGIAGAPGLPVRRPGASANWRAAALRPGVSGFERVGSAAVPAAGDPGPNSPAPTAEAPATSDGTPAESRDGRSTATPRIPATAGSARGASPTTPAEPGATTPPASGMSTAATSTAGTNLSGTGGDSGARATTDTSAAAHTDNGTAAGNGNDGNGGNDGNDGNDAGNDTDASNGDGDGGNAAGTSPGTADDNGAGTSTNTSSTSAGSTGTGTATSAGSTSPSPSPSSASTGGRIADTADDHRTPATTGSDNATGGTLGTAPDTAEAPRDTALGERPAATSRPDITTGTTPPTAPAPDGPPHAVPLGQGSTHPDRPGHATRPTPALTTDAPGSGTRPADVAQAESPSAPSSGPTAAAGTPGTTDRTNTPAGTADSTAGAGPRPAPVPDRPAPTSSEATRTRYPAPTAARTQAQPALPGATGNTGSAQRPATGQATTADRPTPAEPGPTVFLGPGDRPGPEPPAPDNPSTADLPATAPAGFDALSEDTDRPEDAPKPATKVMPLAWSEVEEPARPAPFAPQPDRWGRVVPLRPQSAAEPPGALIFEDVIYPLDRAYVVGRNPSGDEAVRNGLAAPLTLPRDRHVSRVHAHVTLDGGRVLVRDAGTPAGTFLAGPGSDQWTRVGSSPVELPPGWRLRIGQKILTHRPATRPLAAFPRRY, encoded by the coding sequence GTGGGTAAGAGCCCGTCGACGGTAGGCATCGCACCGGGTGAGGGACTGATCGCACGCTTCGGCGCGGCGCTGGTCTACCTCGCCGAAAGCGATTCGGGCGAGCGGATTCTCGATGCCGTCGAGGCCGAATCCGATGGCCCGCATCCGGGCGCGGCCATCGCCAGGCGGCTGGCCGGTGTCGTGTTCGGCGGCGGCGCCGAGCCCCCGGCGTTCGGCGTGGTCGCCCCCACCGAGGACGGCACCGTCATCCTGCTCCGCGGCCCGGTCCGCGCCCGGATCCACGGCGCCGAGGGCGCCCGCGACCTCTCCGGTGCGCGCGCGTTCACCTGGGTGGACGAGATCGTGCGCGAACCCGTCCGCCGAATCCTCGTCGGGCGGGACACCGGCGCCTGGCCCGCCGTGCACCCGCACACCGACCTCCGCGCGGGCATCGTCCCCGGTGCCGCCTTCGAACTGCGCGTCGGCGTCCGCCGGACCGACCCGGTCACCCCGACGTCGGGCGCTGCCACCTCCGCGCCCGGCGCCGCCCCCGCACTCCCCCGCCCGGATTCGCCCGCCACGGGCCGCCCCGTGGCAGCCGGGGCGGTCTCCACCGGTGATCGGGCGAGCGGAATCGCCGGAGCGCCCGGCTTGCCGGTCCGGCGACCGGGCGCATCGGCGAACTGGCGCGCCGCGGCACTACGCCCGGGTGTCTCCGGCTTCGAGCGCGTGGGCTCCGCGGCCGTTCCCGCGGCGGGTGACCCCGGACCGAACTCCCCCGCACCCACCGCCGAAGCCCCGGCCACCTCGGACGGAACCCCCGCGGAATCCCGCGACGGACGCTCCACCGCAACACCGCGAATCCCCGCCACCGCCGGATCCGCACGGGGCGCAAGCCCCACGACCCCCGCCGAACCCGGAGCGACCACCCCGCCCGCCTCTGGCATGAGCACCGCGGCTACGTCCACCGCCGGCACAAATCTCTCCGGTACCGGCGGGGACTCGGGCGCGCGCGCCACTACCGACACCAGCGCCGCCGCGCACACCGACAACGGCACCGCCGCCGGCAACGGCAACGACGGCAACGGCGGCAACGACGGCAACGACGGCAACGACGCAGGCAACGACACCGACGCCAGCAACGGCGACGGCGACGGCGGCAATGCTGCCGGTACCAGCCCCGGCACCGCCGACGACAACGGCGCCGGCACGAGCACGAACACCAGCAGCACGAGCGCGGGCAGCACCGGCACGGGCACAGCCACCAGCGCGGGCAGCACGAGTCCCAGCCCGAGCCCCAGCAGCGCGAGCACGGGCGGACGAATCGCCGACACCGCCGACGATCACCGCACGCCCGCCACAACCGGGTCCGACAACGCCACCGGTGGCACGCTCGGGACCGCCCCGGACACGGCCGAAGCACCCCGTGACACCGCCCTCGGTGAACGACCTGCCGCCACGAGCCGCCCCGACATCACCACCGGAACCACGCCCCCGACCGCCCCGGCACCGGACGGACCACCCCACGCCGTCCCCCTCGGTCAGGGATCTACCCATCCAGACCGACCGGGCCACGCGACCCGCCCCACCCCCGCCCTGACCACGGATGCCCCCGGCTCCGGGACGCGCCCCGCCGACGTAGCGCAGGCCGAGTCCCCCTCGGCGCCGTCGTCCGGGCCCACCGCGGCGGCGGGTACGCCCGGCACGACGGACCGGACGAACACCCCGGCCGGCACGGCCGATTCGACCGCGGGCGCCGGACCCCGTCCCGCGCCGGTCCCGGACCGTCCCGCCCCGACCTCGTCCGAGGCGACCCGGACCCGCTACCCCGCTCCCACCGCAGCCCGCACCCAGGCGCAGCCCGCCCTGCCCGGAGCGACGGGGAACACCGGATCCGCCCAGCGGCCAGCGACGGGGCAGGCGACCACGGCGGACCGACCGACGCCTGCCGAACCGGGCCCCACCGTCTTCCTCGGTCCCGGCGATCGTCCCGGTCCCGAGCCGCCGGCACCGGACAACCCCAGCACCGCCGACCTGCCCGCCACCGCGCCCGCGGGCTTCGACGCCCTGTCCGAGGACACCGACCGGCCCGAGGACGCGCCGAAGCCCGCCACGAAGGTGATGCCGCTGGCCTGGTCGGAGGTCGAGGAGCCGGCCCGGCCCGCGCCGTTCGCCCCGCAGCCCGACCGGTGGGGCCGGGTGGTTCCGCTGCGTCCGCAGAGCGCGGCCGAGCCGCCCGGGGCGCTGATCTTCGAAGACGTCATCTACCCGCTGGACCGCGCGTACGTGGTCGGACGCAACCCGTCCGGCGACGAGGCCGTGCGCAACGGGCTGGCGGCGCCGCTCACGCTGCCACGGGACCGGCACGTCTCCCGGGTACACGCCCACGTCACCCTCGACGGCGGACGGGTGCTGGTGCGCGATGCGGGCACCCCGGCGGGCACCTTCCTCGCCGGTCCGGGCAGCGACCAGTGGACCCGGGTCGGTTCCTCGCCGGTGGAGCTGCCGCCGGGCTGGCGGCTGCGCATCGGCCAGAAGATCCTCACGCACCGGCCCGCCACCCGGCCGCTGGCGGCGTTCCCGCGCCGCTACTGA
- a CDS encoding TetR/AcrR family transcriptional regulator has product MSSSNLPVVNSVPDPDPDRSPTELSPIDAAIFDAARACVAEFGVRRTTLTEVARRAGVSRPTVYRRWPDTGSLVAELLVRELREILDATTPVAGDGRARLVGSVVTGAARIRENPLFAKIFRTDTDLMLTYVFGRLGRNQRALIDLFAAGIRAGQADGSIRPGEPVQLAAMLLLIAQSAVQSAGTVAGLLPADRLDAELGRAIEGYLAPDGADS; this is encoded by the coding sequence ATGTCAAGCAGTAATCTTCCGGTGGTGAACTCCGTGCCCGACCCCGACCCCGATCGCTCGCCCACTGAGCTCTCGCCCATCGACGCGGCGATCTTCGACGCCGCCCGCGCCTGCGTGGCGGAGTTCGGCGTGCGCCGCACCACCCTCACCGAGGTCGCGCGCCGCGCGGGCGTCAGCAGGCCGACCGTGTACCGGCGCTGGCCCGACACCGGCTCGCTGGTCGCCGAACTGCTGGTGCGCGAACTGCGCGAGATCCTCGACGCCACCACCCCCGTCGCCGGCGACGGCCGGGCGCGCCTGGTCGGCTCGGTGGTCACGGGCGCGGCTCGCATCCGCGAGAATCCCTTGTTCGCCAAGATCTTCCGCACCGATACCGACCTGATGCTCACCTACGTCTTCGGCAGGCTCGGCCGCAACCAGCGCGCCCTGATCGACCTGTTCGCGGCGGGTATCAGGGCGGGCCAGGCGGACGGGTCGATCCGCCCGGGCGAGCCGGTGCAGCTGGCGGCGATGCTGCTGCTCATCGCCCAGTCGGCCGTGCAGTCGGCGGGCACCGTGGCCGGGCTGCTCCCCGCCGATCGGCTCGACGCGGAACTCGGGCGCGCGATCGAGGGCTACCTCGCGCCGGACGGGGCGGATTCATGA
- a CDS encoding glycerol-3-phosphate dehydrogenase/oxidase, whose amino-acid sequence MTNHPERYGNSALDAARRTRELHQLGDLGTVDVLVVGGGVTGAGAALDAASRGLRTVLVERHDLAWGTSRWSSKLVHGGLRYLAGGRVGIARESAIERGILLGTVAPHLVRPLPQLVPLLPGIGRAQQALIRAGFLAGDALRRSAGTPAATLPRARRVAAAEALRLAPTVRRAGLRGGLQAWDGQLVDDARLVVALARTAAAHGALVLTRVAAEAITGDSAVLRDTLTDETLTVSAKAVINATGVWADQLDPSISLRPSRGTHLVFAAEAFAGLSASLTVPVPGSVGRFVFAFPAAHNRVYLGLTDEDAPGPVPDEPQPTDAEVDFLLDTVNPALREPLTRADIRGRYAGLRPLLRTGDGNTADISREHAVLHSPSGVFTIVGGKLTTYRRMAQDVVDAAVRAYRLPAGPCRTHTLPLVGAVAGAARDRIAAPPLLVDRYGSEAPQILALGERDPALREPVAPGLDVTAAEFAFARSHEAALTPDDLLDRRTRIGLVAADRAAALAAATAAFEG is encoded by the coding sequence ATGACCAACCACCCAGAGCGATACGGGAATTCGGCGCTCGACGCCGCGCGCAGGACGCGGGAGCTGCACCAGCTCGGCGATCTCGGCACGGTCGACGTGCTGGTGGTCGGCGGCGGCGTGACCGGTGCGGGCGCGGCACTCGACGCCGCCTCGCGCGGACTGCGGACCGTGCTGGTGGAGCGGCACGACCTGGCGTGGGGCACGAGCCGGTGGAGTTCCAAACTCGTGCACGGCGGACTGCGGTATCTGGCCGGCGGCCGGGTCGGCATCGCGCGGGAGAGCGCGATCGAGCGCGGCATCCTGCTCGGCACCGTGGCCCCCCACCTGGTGCGTCCGCTACCGCAGCTGGTGCCGTTGCTGCCCGGGATCGGCCGCGCCCAACAGGCGCTGATCCGCGCGGGCTTCCTCGCCGGCGACGCACTGCGCCGCAGCGCGGGCACACCCGCCGCGACCCTGCCGCGCGCCCGCCGGGTGGCCGCCGCCGAGGCCCTGCGGCTGGCCCCCACCGTGCGGCGCGCCGGGCTGCGCGGCGGCCTGCAGGCCTGGGACGGGCAGCTGGTCGACGACGCGCGCCTGGTCGTCGCGCTGGCCAGGACCGCGGCCGCGCACGGCGCGCTGGTCCTCACCCGGGTGGCGGCCGAGGCGATCACCGGTGACTCGGCCGTCCTGCGCGACACCCTGACCGACGAAACCCTCACCGTCTCCGCGAAGGCCGTGATCAACGCGACCGGCGTCTGGGCGGATCAACTCGACCCGAGCATCTCCCTGCGTCCCAGCCGCGGCACCCACCTCGTCTTCGCGGCCGAGGCCTTCGCCGGCCTGTCCGCCTCACTGACGGTGCCCGTGCCCGGCAGCGTCGGCCGCTTCGTCTTCGCCTTCCCCGCCGCGCACAACCGCGTCTACCTCGGACTCACCGACGAGGACGCGCCCGGACCGGTGCCCGACGAACCGCAGCCCACCGACGCCGAGGTCGACTTCCTGCTCGACACCGTCAACCCCGCCCTGCGCGAACCCCTCACCCGCGCCGACATCCGCGGCCGCTACGCGGGCCTGCGCCCGCTGCTGCGCACCGGCGACGGCAACACCGCCGACATCTCGCGCGAGCACGCCGTCCTGCACTCGCCGTCGGGGGTGTTCACCATCGTCGGCGGCAAGCTCACCACCTATCGGCGGATGGCACAGGACGTGGTCGACGCCGCGGTGCGGGCATACCGGCTCCCCGCCGGGCCCTGCCGCACCCACACCCTGCCGTTGGTCGGCGCGGTGGCCGGCGCGGCGCGCGACCGCATCGCCGCACCGCCGCTGCTCGTCGACCGTTACGGCAGCGAGGCGCCGCAGATCCTCGCCCTCGGCGAGCGCGACCCCGCGCTGCGCGAGCCGGTCGCCCCCGGCCTCGACGTCACCGCCGCCGAGTTCGCCTTCGCCCGCAGCCACGAGGCCGCCCTCACCCCCGACGACCTGCTGGACCGCCGCACCCGCATCGGCCTGGTCGCCGCCGACCGCGCCGCCGCCCTGGCGGCCGCCACCGCGGCATTCGAGGGGTAG
- a CDS encoding GNAT family N-acetyltransferase — MVSIRAAVEADLCVLQDIERAAGKPFADVGMTEVAEDEPPTLATLREYLAEDRAWVCVDASDRPIGYLVLDLVDGNAHIDQVSVHPDHSGHRLGKQLIDHAVAWARDHGLPAVTLTTFVDVPWNGPYYARLGFRALTAETETPGLRALRAAEAAHGLDRWPRQCMRADVATWTFG, encoded by the coding sequence GTGGTGTCTATCAGAGCGGCCGTCGAGGCCGACCTTTGCGTTCTCCAGGACATCGAACGGGCGGCCGGGAAACCGTTCGCCGACGTGGGCATGACGGAAGTCGCCGAGGACGAACCACCCACTCTCGCGACCCTGCGCGAATATCTGGCGGAGGATCGGGCCTGGGTGTGCGTCGACGCGAGCGACCGCCCGATCGGCTACCTGGTGCTCGACCTCGTCGACGGCAACGCCCACATCGACCAGGTGTCGGTGCACCCCGACCACAGCGGCCACCGGCTCGGCAAGCAGCTGATCGACCATGCCGTCGCGTGGGCCCGCGACCACGGGCTGCCCGCCGTCACCCTGACCACCTTCGTCGATGTGCCGTGGAACGGTCCCTACTACGCCCGGCTCGGCTTCCGCGCACTCACCGCGGAGACCGAGACGCCCGGCCTACGCGCCCTCCGCGCCGCCGAGGCCGCGCACGGCCTGGACCGCTGGCCGCGCCAATGCATGCGCGCCGACGTCGCCACCTGGACCTTCGGCTGA
- the mihF gene encoding integration host factor, actinobacterial type, which produces MALPTMTAEQRTEALAKAAAVRKARSELIGKVKAGKVSVADLLAKADSDDLVKKTKVAAVIKALPGVGPVKAAKLMDQAEIPEDRRIGGLGARQRAALLEALKI; this is translated from the coding sequence ATGGCACTGCCCACGATGACCGCCGAACAACGCACCGAGGCGTTGGCCAAAGCGGCCGCGGTTCGCAAGGCGCGCTCGGAACTGATCGGGAAGGTCAAGGCCGGCAAGGTCTCCGTCGCGGACCTGCTCGCGAAGGCGGATTCCGACGATCTGGTCAAGAAGACGAAGGTGGCCGCCGTCATCAAGGCGTTGCCCGGCGTCGGACCGGTCAAGGCGGCCAAGCTGATGGACCAGGCGGAGATCCCCGAAGACCGTCGCATCGGGGGCCTGGGCGCCCGGCAGCGGGCCGCGCTGCTCGAGGCGTTGAAGATCTGA
- the fdhD gene encoding formate dehydrogenase accessory sulfurtransferase FdhD — protein sequence MSGRVTARRRVVRLTPAGEIRRQDTLAVEEPLEIRIGGQSLTVTMRTPGNDIDLVHGFLLSENMIGAAEDVVSARYCAGTDEQGRNTYNVLDVELRRPVPVRTRHVLTTGACGLCGKTALDEVRAVTRFPLPAHGVTLAADVLADLPATLRARQSVFQATGGLHAAGLFTVDGTPLAVREDIGRHNAVDKVIGWALRENRVPAHELVLIVSGRASFELVQKAVMAGIPILGAVSAPSSLAVDLAEEAGLTLVGFLRGETMNVYSGAHRLRSVSAGTRTA from the coding sequence GTGAGTGGGCGCGTGACCGCCCGCCGCCGGGTGGTGCGGCTGACCCCCGCCGGCGAGATCCGCCGCCAGGACACCCTGGCGGTGGAGGAACCGCTGGAGATCCGCATCGGCGGGCAATCGCTCACCGTCACCATGCGCACCCCGGGCAACGACATCGACCTGGTCCACGGATTCCTGCTGAGCGAGAACATGATCGGCGCCGCCGAGGACGTGGTCTCGGCCCGCTACTGCGCGGGCACCGACGAGCAGGGCCGCAACACCTACAATGTGCTCGACGTCGAACTGCGCCGCCCGGTGCCGGTGCGCACCCGGCACGTGCTGACCACCGGGGCGTGCGGGCTGTGCGGCAAGACCGCGCTGGACGAGGTACGGGCGGTCACCCGGTTTCCGCTGCCCGCGCACGGCGTGACCCTCGCCGCGGACGTACTGGCTGACCTGCCGGCGACCTTGCGGGCCAGGCAGTCGGTGTTCCAGGCGACCGGCGGGCTGCATGCGGCGGGACTGTTCACCGTCGACGGCACCCCGTTGGCGGTGCGCGAGGACATCGGCAGGCACAACGCGGTGGACAAGGTGATCGGCTGGGCGCTGCGGGAGAACCGGGTCCCGGCGCACGAGCTGGTGTTGATCGTCAGCGGCCGCGCCTCGTTCGAGCTGGTGCAGAAGGCGGTGATGGCCGGGATCCCGATCCTGGGCGCGGTCTCGGCGCCGAGCTCGCTGGCGGTCGATCTGGCCGAGGAGGCCGGACTGACATTGGTGGGCTTCCTGCGCGGCGAGACGATGAACGTCTACAGCGGCGCGCACCGGCTGCGCAGCGTCTCCGCCGGTACCCGGACCGCCTGA